Proteins from a single region of Belliella baltica DSM 15883:
- a CDS encoding IS1/IS1595 family N-terminal zinc-binding domain-containing protein has product MEKPVCPKCDHVKVVKSGVVGGRQRFKCKKCGYHFTVNKLGKAIDKYYVIKALQLYIEGISYREIERILGVSHVSVMNWVKQYRIKAPESNDYRPTYRVLNHTELVKFMAIKENLTDTGMLITELGDKFMIIKWERFKNR; this is encoded by the coding sequence ATGGAAAAGCCAGTCTGTCCAAAATGTGATCATGTCAAAGTTGTCAAAAGTGGCGTTGTAGGAGGAAGACAGCGGTTCAAGTGCAAAAAGTGCGGGTATCATTTTACGGTTAATAAGCTAGGGAAGGCCATTGATAAATACTATGTCATTAAGGCTTTGCAGCTTTATATTGAAGGGATCTCTTACCGGGAAATTGAAAGAATATTGGGTGTGAGCCACGTATCAGTGATGAATTGGGTCAAGCAATACAGAATCAAAGCTCCTGAAAGTAATGATTACAGACCAACCTACAGAGTGCTGAATCATACAGAATTAGTGAAATTTATGGCAATCAAAGAGAATTTGACAGATACAGGGATGTTAATTACTGAGCTCGGAGATAAATTTATGATCATCAAATGGGAACGGTTTAAAAACAGATGA
- a CDS encoding DUF4212 domain-containing protein: protein MSENKFSKEAYWKKNLKILGVLLFIWFAVSFGCGILFVEQLNAIRMGGFKLGFWFAQQGSIYSFVILIFVYVVRMNQLDKEFDVNEE, encoded by the coding sequence ATGTCAGAAAATAAATTTAGTAAAGAAGCCTATTGGAAAAAGAACCTCAAAATATTGGGAGTTCTCCTGTTCATCTGGTTTGCTGTGTCCTTTGGATGCGGGATATTATTCGTGGAGCAACTGAATGCCATCAGAATGGGTGGATTCAAATTGGGATTCTGGTTTGCCCAGCAAGGCTCCATTTATTCTTTTGTGATTTTGATTTTTGTGTACGTTGTGCGCATGAATCAGCTTGATAAAGAATTTGATGTAAACGAAGAATAA
- a CDS encoding sodium:solute symporter family protein, giving the protein MDILTWTYILVGASFALYIGIAIYTRAGSTKEFYTAGGGVSPLANGMATAADWMSAASFISMAGIIAFSGYDGSVYLMGWTGGYVLLALLLAPYLRKFGKFTVPDFVGDRYYSNKARVVAVICALFISFTYVAGQMRGVGIVFSRYLEVDINTGVIIGMCIVFFYAVLGGMKGITYTQVAQYCVLIFAFMVPAIFVSMQLTGNPIPQLGMGGTVADGSYLLDKLDGVLGDLGFAEYTSGRKGIADIFAITLALMVGTAGLPHVIVRFFTVPRVKDARLSAGYALVFIAILYTTAPAVAVFGIYNAIETVADKPVDDLPVWVENWEKTNLITVDDKNSDGFVQYSANSETNELNIDKDIMVLASPEIANLPNWVIGLVAAGGMAAALSTAAGLLLVISTSVSRDLFRTFKPNMTEKRELLIARISAAGAVVLAGYFGVNPPGFVAEVVAFAFGLAAASFFPVIIMGIFSTRMNKEGSIAGMLSGLIFTIGYISYFKFISPELNNVDNWLFGISPEGIGSIGMLINFIVCYTVSKATPAPPQDVQDMIQEIRIPRGAGKAHDH; this is encoded by the coding sequence ATGGATATTTTAACTTGGACATACATACTTGTAGGAGCATCATTTGCCCTCTACATTGGCATTGCGATTTACACCAGAGCTGGATCTACTAAAGAATTCTATACCGCAGGCGGCGGAGTTTCCCCACTTGCCAATGGCATGGCAACTGCCGCTGACTGGATGTCAGCAGCTTCATTTATTTCGATGGCTGGAATCATCGCTTTTTCGGGATATGATGGGTCAGTCTATCTGATGGGTTGGACAGGTGGCTATGTGCTTTTAGCCTTGCTTTTGGCTCCTTACTTGAGGAAATTCGGGAAATTTACAGTTCCGGATTTTGTTGGGGATCGGTATTATTCTAATAAGGCTCGCGTTGTAGCTGTGATTTGTGCACTCTTTATTTCATTTACTTACGTGGCAGGTCAGATGAGAGGTGTTGGGATTGTATTTTCCCGATACCTTGAAGTTGACATCAATACTGGTGTAATTATAGGGATGTGTATTGTCTTCTTTTATGCGGTTTTAGGTGGAATGAAAGGCATTACTTATACACAAGTGGCACAATATTGCGTATTGATTTTTGCCTTTATGGTTCCTGCGATCTTTGTCTCCATGCAATTGACTGGAAACCCAATTCCACAGTTAGGTATGGGTGGCACAGTTGCAGATGGGAGCTATTTATTAGATAAATTGGATGGAGTATTGGGAGACTTAGGTTTCGCTGAATATACTTCAGGAAGAAAGGGAATAGCTGATATTTTTGCAATCACTTTGGCGCTAATGGTAGGTACAGCAGGTTTACCTCATGTGATTGTTCGTTTTTTCACTGTTCCAAGGGTAAAAGATGCCAGGCTTTCTGCTGGATATGCCTTGGTTTTCATAGCAATCTTATATACTACAGCTCCTGCTGTCGCGGTATTTGGGATTTATAATGCTATCGAAACCGTAGCCGATAAGCCAGTGGATGATTTACCTGTTTGGGTGGAAAACTGGGAGAAAACCAATTTGATCACAGTCGATGACAAGAATAGTGATGGTTTTGTTCAATATTCTGCTAACTCAGAAACAAATGAATTGAATATTGATAAAGATATCATGGTTTTGGCGAGTCCAGAAATCGCAAACCTACCAAACTGGGTAATTGGATTGGTAGCTGCCGGAGGGATGGCTGCTGCACTTTCTACAGCTGCTGGGCTTCTTTTAGTGATTTCCACTTCCGTTTCTCGGGATTTGTTTAGGACCTTTAAACCGAATATGACAGAGAAAAGAGAGCTTTTGATAGCAAGAATTTCAGCTGCAGGTGCAGTAGTCTTGGCAGGATATTTTGGAGTAAATCCTCCGGGATTTGTAGCCGAAGTTGTGGCATTTGCCTTCGGTTTGGCAGCAGCATCATTCTTCCCTGTGATCATCATGGGTATTTTCTCCACAAGGATGAACAAAGAAGGCTCAATTGCAGGAATGCTCTCAGGATTGATTTTTACAATTGGATACATTTCTTATTTCAAATTTATAAGTCCTGAGCTGAATAATGTAGACAATTGGCTCTTTGGAATTTCTCCGGAAGGAATTGGTTCTATCGGGATGCTAATCAACTTTATCGTTTGTTACACAGTATCCAAGGCAACTCCTGCTCCACCGCAGGATGTTCAGGATATGATTCAGGAAATCCGAATTCCAAGAGGTGCTGGAAAAGCACATGATCATTAA
- a CDS encoding sensor histidine kinase produces the protein MFSNAVIISFTFGYLALLFAIAWFSERSAKKGRRLSNHPAIYALTLAVYCTAWTYYGSVGRAATNGLEFLTIYIGPSLVAPLWWIVMRKIIRISKVQRISSIADFISSRYGKNVTLGGVVTVVCLLGILPYTSIQIKGVATSFQILQGSGMADSLANLPFYQDTAFYLAMGLALFTILFGTRNIEATAQHEGMVMAVAFESIFKLIAFLVVGVFVSYFVFDGFTDIFSKAAAQGLDHLFVMQGESSASEWFWMSVLSMIAILFLPRQFQMGVIENTNEKHLDTAMWLFPLYLLLINVFVLPIAFGGLVHFSDGGFIADTFVLAFPISFDQKWLAILVYLGGFSAATGMIIVSTIALSTMVSNNLVMPLLLINDQFQKRYQHRLSQILIWSRRATILLIILAAYLYYKQIAGQFTLVSIGLISFVAIAQFAPAIIGGIFWKKGARVAALVGILAGFVLWFYTLVVPTMVTAGFLSESLLSEGLLGLSYLKPQALLGFSEMSYISHGLFYSLTLNSILYVIISVFSQQTSKEHNQAVIFVDIFKYSTSLDAAVIWKGQAYLPDLKALLVNFLGEQKMEEALREFTRNSGKKLNDEIYADPELVNYSERLLSGIIGSASARIMVASVVKEEEISMEEVLGILQETQELKSLNQQLKMNSEELKIASEKLQSLNESLQLNDMLKDEFISTVTHEMRTPITSIRAFSEILMDQDLPETDRARFLEIIIQETKRMSRLIDQVLDLERFDSGRQKLNLEATNPKKLILEVIESMEQVFKEKNLVFEKNLMESEVLISLDQDRIKQVILNLLSNASKFAKSKVVLKAQLLDENLLISVCDDGKGIPEEEVPFIFDKFFQAKNQTSKKPLGSGLGLAISKKIVEYHQGKIDVQRINGRTCFELSLPISQGKLNLIK, from the coding sequence ATGTTTAGCAATGCTGTAATCATATCGTTTACTTTTGGGTATTTGGCTTTGCTTTTTGCGATTGCTTGGTTTTCTGAGCGATCAGCTAAAAAGGGACGAAGACTCTCCAATCATCCTGCGATTTATGCATTGACTCTAGCAGTATATTGTACAGCGTGGACGTATTATGGTTCTGTGGGCCGAGCTGCGACAAATGGTTTGGAGTTTTTGACCATCTACATTGGGCCAAGTTTAGTCGCCCCACTTTGGTGGATTGTGATGCGTAAGATTATCAGAATTTCAAAAGTCCAAAGGATATCTTCCATAGCTGACTTTATTTCTAGTCGCTATGGAAAAAATGTGACTTTAGGAGGAGTAGTGACAGTTGTTTGTCTTTTGGGGATTTTGCCTTATACCTCGATTCAGATCAAAGGTGTCGCTACATCCTTTCAGATTTTGCAGGGAAGTGGGATGGCGGATTCTCTGGCGAATTTGCCTTTTTACCAAGACACAGCTTTCTATTTGGCAATGGGATTGGCTTTGTTTACGATATTATTTGGGACTAGAAATATAGAAGCGACGGCACAACATGAAGGAATGGTTATGGCTGTGGCTTTTGAATCTATTTTCAAGTTAATCGCATTTCTGGTAGTCGGTGTATTTGTTAGTTATTTCGTTTTTGATGGATTTACAGATATTTTCAGTAAAGCAGCAGCTCAAGGCTTGGATCATCTTTTTGTTATGCAAGGGGAGAGCAGTGCATCAGAATGGTTTTGGATGAGTGTTCTATCAATGATAGCCATTTTGTTTTTGCCTCGACAATTTCAAATGGGAGTGATTGAAAATACAAATGAAAAACATTTGGATACAGCGATGTGGCTTTTTCCATTGTATTTGCTTCTTATTAATGTATTTGTACTTCCGATAGCTTTTGGAGGGCTTGTTCATTTTTCAGATGGAGGTTTTATTGCTGATACATTTGTATTGGCATTTCCTATTTCTTTTGATCAAAAATGGCTTGCAATCTTAGTTTATTTGGGAGGGTTTTCTGCAGCTACTGGGATGATTATCGTCTCCACAATTGCATTGAGCACAATGGTGAGTAATAATTTGGTCATGCCCTTACTTTTGATCAATGATCAGTTTCAAAAACGATATCAACATAGACTCAGTCAGATCTTGATTTGGTCGCGGCGTGCTACTATTTTGTTGATTATTCTTGCAGCTTACTTGTATTACAAACAGATTGCAGGGCAATTTACCCTAGTTTCTATCGGGTTGATTTCTTTTGTTGCAATTGCCCAATTTGCTCCGGCAATCATCGGAGGAATTTTCTGGAAAAAAGGTGCAAGAGTTGCTGCACTAGTTGGGATTTTGGCAGGGTTTGTACTTTGGTTTTATACCTTGGTTGTCCCCACCATGGTGACAGCAGGTTTTTTGTCTGAGAGTTTACTTTCTGAAGGACTACTTGGCTTAAGTTACTTGAAACCTCAAGCGCTGTTAGGCTTTTCAGAAATGAGTTATATAAGCCATGGGCTTTTCTACAGTTTGACTTTGAATTCCATCCTCTATGTTATCATTTCTGTTTTTAGTCAGCAAACATCCAAGGAACATAATCAAGCAGTTATTTTCGTTGATATTTTCAAATACAGCACTTCACTTGATGCAGCTGTGATTTGGAAGGGGCAAGCTTATCTGCCTGACTTGAAAGCTTTGCTTGTTAATTTTTTAGGAGAGCAAAAAATGGAAGAGGCTTTGAGGGAATTTACGCGAAATTCTGGAAAAAAGCTCAATGATGAAATTTATGCAGATCCAGAATTAGTAAATTATTCCGAACGCTTATTGTCTGGGATTATTGGTTCTGCTTCAGCAAGGATTATGGTGGCTTCGGTAGTGAAAGAAGAAGAAATCAGTATGGAGGAAGTATTAGGAATTTTGCAAGAAACTCAAGAACTAAAGTCTTTGAATCAACAGCTGAAAATGAATTCAGAAGAATTGAAGATTGCTTCTGAAAAACTTCAATCACTCAATGAATCTTTACAACTCAATGACATGCTGAAAGATGAATTTATCTCCACGGTGACACATGAGATGCGGACGCCAATCACATCGATCAGGGCTTTTTCAGAGATTTTGATGGATCAAGACCTTCCTGAGACAGATAGAGCAAGGTTTTTGGAAATTATTATTCAAGAAACCAAAAGGATGAGTAGGTTGATTGATCAAGTTCTGGATTTGGAGCGCTTTGACTCTGGAAGGCAAAAGCTTAATCTTGAGGCTACCAATCCAAAAAAACTTATATTGGAAGTGATTGAGTCAATGGAGCAGGTTTTCAAGGAAAAGAACTTGGTGTTTGAAAAGAATTTGATGGAATCCGAAGTATTAATTTCTTTAGATCAAGATAGAATCAAGCAGGTTATTCTCAATCTCCTGTCCAACGCTTCCAAATTTGCTAAGTCAAAAGTGGTACTCAAAGCCCAACTTCTGGATGAAAATCTATTGATAAGCGTCTGTGATGATGGTAAGGGGATTCCAGAAGAAGAAGTACCTTTTATCTTTGATAAGTTCTTTCAGGCAAAGAATCAGACAAGCAAAAAGCCACTTGGAAGTGGGCTAGGACTAGCTATTTCTAAAAAAATTGTAGAATATCATCAAGGTAAAATAGATGTACAGCGGATAAATGGGAGGACATGTTTCGAGTTGTCACTTCCTATTTCACAAGGAAAATTGAATTTAATTAAATAG
- a CDS encoding response regulator transcription factor, whose protein sequence is MYKILIVDDEPNILLSLEYLFKKEGFKVFIARDGEEALEIISEDQPELVLLDIMMPKVDGYEVCKFIKDKHDDIKVVFLTAKSKQQDVEKGLNLGADLYLTKPFGNKDLVSKVKNLLN, encoded by the coding sequence ATGTATAAGATTCTAATTGTGGACGATGAACCCAATATTCTTTTGTCTTTAGAATACCTTTTCAAAAAGGAGGGCTTCAAGGTCTTTATTGCTAGAGATGGTGAGGAAGCTTTGGAGATAATTTCCGAAGACCAACCCGAACTCGTCCTTTTGGATATCATGATGCCTAAAGTGGATGGCTATGAAGTCTGTAAATTTATCAAAGATAAGCATGATGATATCAAGGTAGTCTTTCTAACTGCAAAAAGTAAACAGCAGGATGTGGAAAAGGGACTTAATCTTGGAGCAGATTTGTATTTGACCAAGCCTTTTGGCAATAAGGACTTGGTGTCCAAGGTGAAGAACTTATTGAATTAA
- the acs gene encoding acetate--CoA ligase — translation MSDRIHTLSGYFHEYQKSVAQPEEFWARIADSFHWRKRWDKVLEWDFDGPDVNWFVNGKLNITENILERHLYTLGDRPAIIWEPNDPNEVGRTITYRELYHDVCRFSNALKAKGIGKGDKVIIYMPMVPEAAVAMLACARIGAVHSIVFAGFSSSALADRINDCGAKAVLTSDGNYRGNKKIPVKALVDEALETSTVETVIVYKRTEQDVTMKSGRDYWWHEVIEGESDTNTAEEMDSEDMLFILYTSGSTGKPKGVVHTTGGYMVYTKYTFENVFQYSPGDVYWCTADIGWVTGHSYIVYGPLLAGGTSLMFEGVPTFPDPGRFWAVVEKHKVNQFYTAPTAIRALQAFGTDPIEPYDLSSLKVLGSVGEPINEEAWHWYHTHVGKSRCPIVDTWWQTETGGILISPIAGITPTKPAFATLPLPGIQLCIVDPEGKELTGNSVEGNLCIKFPWPGMIRTTYGDHERCKQTYFSTYKGMYFTGDGVKRDHDGYYRILGRVDDVINVSGHRMGTAEVENAINEHPLVIESAVVGYPHEVKGQGIYAYVICDMKNRTAENLTNEIKDTVSKIIGPIAKPDKIQIVTGLPKTRSGKIMRRILRKVAEGTVDNLGDTSTLLDPEVVKEIIEGRQ, via the coding sequence ATGAGTGATAGAATTCATACCCTAAGCGGGTATTTCCATGAATATCAAAAATCTGTAGCACAGCCTGAGGAGTTCTGGGCACGAATTGCGGATTCATTTCATTGGAGAAAAAGATGGGACAAAGTCTTGGAATGGGATTTTGATGGACCGGATGTCAACTGGTTTGTAAATGGGAAATTGAACATTACTGAAAATATCCTTGAGAGACATTTATATACTTTGGGGGATAGGCCAGCAATCATTTGGGAACCAAACGACCCAAATGAAGTGGGTCGAACTATCACCTATCGAGAACTTTATCATGATGTTTGCCGATTTTCAAATGCGCTTAAAGCCAAAGGAATTGGAAAAGGTGACAAGGTAATTATTTATATGCCTATGGTTCCTGAGGCAGCTGTAGCCATGTTGGCATGTGCAAGAATTGGAGCAGTTCATTCGATCGTATTTGCAGGGTTTAGTTCTTCTGCACTTGCGGATAGAATCAATGACTGTGGAGCAAAAGCTGTCTTGACTTCAGATGGAAATTATAGAGGAAATAAGAAAATCCCAGTCAAAGCGCTTGTTGATGAAGCTTTGGAGACATCTACTGTAGAAACAGTAATTGTTTACAAAAGAACTGAGCAAGATGTGACTATGAAGTCAGGCAGAGATTATTGGTGGCATGAAGTCATAGAAGGAGAGTCTGATACCAATACTGCTGAAGAAATGGACAGTGAGGATATGCTTTTTATTCTCTATACTTCAGGATCTACAGGAAAGCCAAAAGGAGTAGTTCATACTACTGGAGGCTACATGGTTTACACCAAATATACTTTTGAAAATGTCTTCCAATACTCTCCAGGCGACGTGTACTGGTGTACCGCTGATATAGGTTGGGTTACTGGACATTCTTACATTGTGTATGGCCCATTGTTAGCAGGTGGGACATCTTTGATGTTTGAAGGAGTTCCAACTTTTCCAGACCCAGGAAGATTTTGGGCTGTAGTTGAAAAGCACAAGGTAAATCAATTTTATACCGCTCCAACAGCAATTCGTGCATTACAAGCTTTCGGAACTGACCCTATAGAACCCTATGATTTGAGTTCGCTGAAAGTACTCGGCTCAGTTGGAGAGCCAATCAACGAAGAAGCTTGGCACTGGTATCATACACATGTAGGAAAATCCAGATGTCCTATTGTAGATACTTGGTGGCAAACAGAGACTGGAGGAATTTTGATTTCCCCAATCGCAGGAATCACTCCAACAAAACCAGCATTTGCAACGCTTCCTTTGCCAGGAATTCAGTTGTGTATCGTGGACCCTGAAGGAAAAGAATTGACGGGGAATTCTGTCGAAGGAAATCTTTGTATCAAATTCCCTTGGCCGGGAATGATCAGAACTACTTATGGTGATCATGAGCGCTGCAAGCAAACGTATTTTTCTACTTATAAAGGCATGTACTTCACAGGAGATGGTGTCAAAAGAGATCATGATGGCTATTATAGAATCCTTGGAAGGGTAGATGATGTGATCAATGTGTCCGGGCATAGAATGGGTACTGCAGAAGTAGAAAATGCAATCAACGAGCATCCATTGGTAATCGAATCTGCTGTAGTCGGCTATCCTCATGAAGTCAAAGGACAAGGAATATATGCTTATGTCATCTGTGATATGAAAAATAGGACAGCAGAAAATCTGACCAACGAAATCAAAGATACTGTATCCAAAATCATCGGCCCTATCGCTAAGCCAGATAAAATCCAGATTGTAACCGGTCTTCCTAAAACAAGATCAGGAAAAATCATGCGTAGAATTTTAAGAAAAGTAGCAGAAGGTACAGTAGATAATCTCGGGGATACTTCCACACTCCTTGATCCAGAAGTAGTGAAGGAAATTATTGAGGGGAGGCAATAG
- a CDS encoding DUF294 nucleotidyltransferase-like domain-containing protein, whose amino-acid sequence MSNVIVNRVKEFLKRFPPFTFLSDATLSLVAKEVEVKYYAKGEYLFRKGDAAQNAFFILKEGIVQLAEQKDEGERIVEVCDEGDVFGVLALLGRRPYLLNAQAQEDSLVYAIPVEIFEKILAENSRVSLYFAAGFASGQVVVRSDLSQSQKARSEFKELSKDNGLMIFTGQSDLNFSTDVLCCPKGKSIGEAAAMMSEKGVGSVIIIDENKFPLGIITDKDLRNKVVASGKPYTTPVEEIMTTPVITKIKDAGFSSLYLTMIKNRLHHLIFTKDGTTLSPVTGILSDHDILLSQGNSPAVLINALMNTWDVSEMAKVRNRAELLLKYYLENEVAMDFVANIISEINDIIIQRAIQMAKNKIDEDFPEASKVKFCFLSLGSEGREEQLLRTDLDNALVYEDVSKDQEENVQKYMLLIAEDVIETLLICGFHPCPADMMANNPKWCQPISVWKQYFTDWIISPNQKALLHATIFFDFRPIFGHKALSEEMTNHIYNEIAGKTIFLNFLAKNALLNPAPLGFFRNFIVEKTGEHRDKFDIKLRAMMPLADIARILVLSHRVVGINNTFKRFEKMAELEPNNQELMLEAGKAYEILMRMRAIEGMRSESAGRYIQPESLGKLQRQLLKNTFAPIDELQKIMRVRFQLDYFNG is encoded by the coding sequence ATGTCAAACGTTATTGTCAATCGGGTAAAGGAATTTCTGAAGCGATTTCCACCTTTTACATTTCTTAGTGATGCGACCTTAAGCTTGGTTGCTAAAGAAGTGGAGGTGAAGTATTACGCGAAAGGTGAATACCTTTTCCGAAAAGGTGATGCAGCTCAAAATGCCTTCTTTATTTTGAAAGAGGGAATTGTACAGTTGGCTGAACAGAAAGATGAAGGAGAAAGAATTGTAGAAGTCTGTGATGAAGGAGATGTATTTGGAGTGTTGGCGCTTTTGGGAAGGAGACCCTACCTTCTAAACGCACAAGCTCAAGAGGATAGTCTAGTATATGCTATACCGGTAGAGATTTTTGAGAAAATATTGGCAGAAAATAGCCGGGTGAGCTTGTACTTTGCTGCAGGTTTTGCTTCTGGACAAGTAGTTGTTCGGTCTGATCTTTCTCAATCCCAGAAAGCAAGAAGCGAATTCAAAGAATTGTCCAAAGACAATGGCTTGATGATCTTCACAGGTCAATCTGACTTGAATTTCTCCACAGATGTACTTTGCTGTCCAAAAGGTAAATCTATCGGTGAAGCCGCAGCGATGATGTCCGAAAAAGGTGTGGGTTCTGTGATTATAATTGATGAAAATAAATTCCCTTTGGGGATTATAACGGACAAAGATCTTCGAAATAAAGTTGTAGCGAGCGGGAAACCTTATACAACTCCTGTTGAGGAAATCATGACCACACCTGTAATTACTAAAATCAAAGATGCAGGATTTTCTAGCCTTTATCTGACCATGATCAAAAACAGGTTGCACCATTTGATTTTTACTAAAGATGGTACAACCTTAAGTCCTGTCACTGGAATTTTGTCAGATCATGATATTTTGCTTTCACAAGGAAATAGCCCAGCGGTATTGATCAATGCGCTGATGAACACTTGGGATGTTAGCGAAATGGCGAAAGTCAGAAATCGTGCGGAGCTGCTTCTGAAATACTATTTGGAAAATGAAGTGGCCATGGATTTTGTTGCAAATATCATTTCCGAAATCAATGATATCATCATTCAGAGGGCTATTCAAATGGCCAAAAATAAAATTGACGAAGATTTTCCAGAAGCTTCAAAAGTAAAATTTTGCTTTCTTTCCTTAGGCAGTGAGGGAAGGGAAGAGCAATTGCTCCGCACTGACTTGGATAATGCCCTCGTCTATGAAGATGTTTCTAAAGATCAAGAAGAGAATGTTCAAAAATACATGCTTTTGATAGCTGAAGATGTGATCGAAACTTTGCTTATTTGTGGGTTTCATCCATGCCCTGCAGATATGATGGCGAATAATCCCAAATGGTGTCAGCCTATTTCTGTGTGGAAGCAGTATTTCACAGATTGGATCATTTCTCCAAATCAAAAAGCGCTATTGCATGCAACTATCTTTTTTGATTTTAGACCAATATTTGGACATAAGGCACTTTCAGAAGAAATGACGAATCATATTTACAATGAAATTGCAGGGAAGACAATATTTTTAAATTTCCTCGCAAAAAATGCACTGCTTAATCCTGCACCATTGGGATTCTTTAGGAATTTCATTGTAGAGAAAACAGGCGAACACCGAGATAAATTTGATATCAAGTTGAGAGCGATGATGCCTTTGGCAGATATTGCGAGGATTTTGGTTTTAAGTCACAGAGTGGTAGGAATCAACAATACTTTTAAACGATTCGAAAAAATGGCGGAGTTGGAGCCAAATAATCAAGAGTTGATGCTGGAAGCCGGAAAAGCTTATGAAATTCTAATGCGAATGCGAGCAATAGAGGGAATGCGTTCAGAAAGTGCAGGTCGATATATTCAACCTGAGAGTTTGGGTAAATTGCAAAGGCAGTTATTAAAAAACACATTTGCTCCGATCGATGAATTACAAAAAATCATGCGGGTAAGATTTCAATTAGATTATTTCAACGGTTGA
- a CDS encoding 3'-5' exonuclease — protein MAWFEFLSKKKVSKLDFVLEYEALFEKNIPKLRPISQLRFAVLDTETTGLDTRKDYVVSFGAIAVKDYRMLVNQSIEAYLDAPMQREASLKVHEILYPVGVTPLKDFAEELLKFVGNDIIVGHHIGFDLGMLEKILSNFGLKQMLNPVIDTHDLAIRLENGPHYDPRMGKRGEYSLDALCERYGIALDDRHTAAGDAFLTAQLLMKLLKLAEKKGIKDFGGLIK, from the coding sequence ATGGCTTGGTTTGAATTTTTATCTAAAAAGAAAGTTTCTAAACTTGATTTTGTGCTGGAATACGAGGCCTTGTTTGAAAAAAACATCCCCAAATTACGGCCGATATCCCAGCTGAGATTTGCAGTGTTGGATACCGAAACGACAGGCTTGGATACCAGGAAGGACTATGTGGTTTCATTTGGCGCAATAGCAGTCAAAGATTACCGCATGCTAGTCAATCAAAGTATTGAGGCCTACTTAGATGCGCCCATGCAAAGAGAAGCCTCTTTGAAAGTTCACGAAATACTCTATCCTGTAGGTGTAACTCCACTCAAAGATTTTGCGGAAGAGCTATTAAAGTTTGTAGGGAATGACATTATTGTCGGTCATCATATTGGTTTTGATCTTGGGATGTTGGAGAAAATTTTGTCCAATTTTGGATTAAAGCAGATGCTCAACCCTGTAATTGATACACATGATTTAGCAATTCGATTAGAAAATGGGCCACATTACGATCCAAGAATGGGCAAAAGAGGAGAATACTCACTAGATGCCCTTTGTGAGCGCTATGGAATAGCTTTAGACGATAGGCATACTGCCGCCGGAGATGCTTTCTTGACTGCACAGTTATTAATGAAACTCCTCAAGCTTGCCGAAAAAAAGGGGATTAAAGATTTTGGAGGATTGATAAAGTGA